The following are from one region of the Papaver somniferum cultivar HN1 unplaced genomic scaffold, ASM357369v1 unplaced-scaffold_132, whole genome shotgun sequence genome:
- the LOC113333079 gene encoding probable serine/threonine-protein kinase WNK9 isoform X1: MNQLALLESEFVEVDPTGRYGRYKDILGRGASKTVYRAFDEYEGIEVAWNQIKLYDFLQSPEDLERLYSEIHLLKTLNHKNIMKFYSSWVDTTNRNINFITEMFTSGTLRQYRHTHKRVNIRAVKHWCRQILKGLVYLHSHEPPVIHRDLKCDNIFVNGNQGVVKIGDLGLAAILRKSNVANCVGTPEFMAPEVYEEEYNELIDIYSFGMCILEMITFEYPYSECTHPAQIYKKVISGKKPAALYKVKNPEVRRFIEKCLVAASRRLSARELLNDPFLRIDDYGADLKLLEYERETDDISPPFLYQPNFEFRSNTSSLNGYSNDFDFGLPLEHQNSWEYNPIENERSGIELFNYHEDEKQQKVDITIKGKKREDGGIFLRLRITDKEGRVRNIYFPFDIETDTALGVATEMVAELDITDHDETTIAYMIDKELASLVPDWKLAENRYFGNANFCENCASNRSSIGSLMEYLTSNDQGSKNLKFLQCSTNGCAAMRGRFGEITSQVEGSEPAITAGAILSQEFGEHHGHDNTTKYENVSDKDSVSFADYSEPNTRSSSPADPSPSCEYLDNNENEIRQEFRWLKAMYQMELRDLKYQQIVRKSEALSLGSPGFDNSREVKVMRNHFRGSSYSSEVHREKNKLLCNYSLRRSTSLLVDAIDV; the protein is encoded by the exons ATGAATCAACTTGCTCTTCTTGAATCAGAATTTGTTGAAGTTGATCCAACCGGAAGATATGGAAGG TACAAAGATATCCTTGGCAGAGGAGCTTCAAAAACAGTGTACAGAGCTTTTGATGAATACGAAGGGATTGAAGTTGCTTGGAACCAAATCAAGCTATATGATTTCTTACAAAGTCCTGAAGATCTTGAGAGATTGTACTCTGAGATTCATCTTCTTAAGACTTTGAACCATAAGAATATAATGAAATTTTATTCTTCATGGGTTGATACTACAAACAGAAACATAAATTTCATTACTGAAATGTTTACTTCTGGAACTCTCAGACA GTATAGACACACTCATAAGAGGGTTAACATTAGAGCAGTAAAGCATTGGTGTCGACAGATCCTGAAAGGACTAGTCTATCTACATAGTCATGAACCTCCGGTGATCCATAGAGATCTCAAATGTGATAACATCTTTGTTAATGGCAACCAAGGAGTAGTTAAAATTGGCGATCTCGGACTCGCCGCAATCCTCCGAAAATCCAATGTTGCTAATTGTGTTG GAACACCAGAATTCATGGCACCAGAAGTTTATGAAGAGGAATATAATGAACTGATTGATATTTATTCTTTTGGGATGTGTATATTGGAAATGATAACTTTTGAATATCCTTACAGTGAATGCACACATCCTGCACAAATCTACAAGAAAGTTATCTCT GGGAAAAAACCAGCTGCGTTATACAAAGTGAAGAACCCTGAAGTGAGGAGATTCATTGAGAAATGTTTGGTGGCTGCTTCGCGGAGACTCTCGGCAAGAGAGCTGCTTAATGACCCATTTCTCCGAATTGATGATTATGGTGCTGATTTGAAGTTATTAGAGTATGAGAGGGAAACTGATGATATTAGTCCTCCATTTTTATATCAACCGAACTTTGAATTCCGTAGTAATACTAGTTCACTGAATGGATATtctaatgattttgattttggactGCCTCTTGAACATCAAAATTCATGGGAATACAATCCTATTGAGAATGAACGGAGTGGTATCGAACTGTTCAATTACCATGAAGATGAGAAACAACAGAAGGTTGACATTACAatcaaaggaaagaaaagagaagatggTGGGATCTTCTTAAGGCTTAGAATTACAGATAAAGAAG GCCGGGTTCGAAATATCTACTTCCCTTTCGACATTGAAACTGATACAGCTTTGGGTGTTGCAACCGAAATGGTTGCAGAACTAGATATAACGGACCACGACGAGACTACAATAGCATATATGATAGACAAAGAACTTGCTTCCTTGGTACCCGACTGGAAACTAGCGGAGAATCGATACTTCGGAAATGCAAATTTCTGTGAAAATTGTGCCTCAAATCGATCTTCTATCGGTTCTCTAATGGAATATCTTACCtcaaacgaccaaggttccaagAACTTGAAATTTTTGCAATGTTCAACAAATGGGTGTGCAGCTATGCGCGGTAGATTTGGAGAAATCACGAGCCAAGTAGAAGGGTCAGAGCCCGCTATCACAGCAGGAGCAATACTTTCACAAGAATTCGGGGAGCACCATGGACATGATAACACAACAAAGTATGAAAATGTCAGTGATAAAGATAGTGTGAGTTTTGCCGATTATAGTGAACCCAATACAAGAAGTTCTTCCCCTGCAGATCCATCACCAAGTTGTGAATACTTGGATAATAATGAAAACGAGATCAGACAAGAATTCAGATGGCTAAAAGCCATGTATCAAATGGAATTAAGAGATCTTAAATATCAACAGATTGTAAGAAAGTCGGAAGCTCTCAGTCTTGGATCACCCGGTTTTGATAATAGCAGGGAAGTCAAGGTGATGAGAAATCATTTTAGAGGTTCTTCATATTCGTCTGAAGTACATAGAGAGAAGAATAAACTTCTCTGTAATTACTCGCTTCGTAGGTCCACTTCTCTTCTAGTTGATGCTATTGATGTTTAA
- the LOC113333079 gene encoding serine/threonine-protein kinase WNK1-like isoform X2, whose amino-acid sequence MKFYSSWVDTTNRNINFITEMFTSGTLRQYRHTHKRVNIRAVKHWCRQILKGLVYLHSHEPPVIHRDLKCDNIFVNGNQGVVKIGDLGLAAILRKSNVANCVGTPEFMAPEVYEEEYNELIDIYSFGMCILEMITFEYPYSECTHPAQIYKKVISGKKPAALYKVKNPEVRRFIEKCLVAASRRLSARELLNDPFLRIDDYGADLKLLEYERETDDISPPFLYQPNFEFRSNTSSLNGYSNDFDFGLPLEHQNSWEYNPIENERSGIELFNYHEDEKQQKVDITIKGKKREDGGIFLRLRITDKEGRVRNIYFPFDIETDTALGVATEMVAELDITDHDETTIAYMIDKELASLVPDWKLAENRYFGNANFCENCASNRSSIGSLMEYLTSNDQGSKNLKFLQCSTNGCAAMRGRFGEITSQVEGSEPAITAGAILSQEFGEHHGHDNTTKYENVSDKDSVSFADYSEPNTRSSSPADPSPSCEYLDNNENEIRQEFRWLKAMYQMELRDLKYQQIVRKSEALSLGSPGFDNSREVKVMRNHFRGSSYSSEVHREKNKLLCNYSLRRSTSLLVDAIDV is encoded by the exons ATGAAATTTTATTCTTCATGGGTTGATACTACAAACAGAAACATAAATTTCATTACTGAAATGTTTACTTCTGGAACTCTCAGACA GTATAGACACACTCATAAGAGGGTTAACATTAGAGCAGTAAAGCATTGGTGTCGACAGATCCTGAAAGGACTAGTCTATCTACATAGTCATGAACCTCCGGTGATCCATAGAGATCTCAAATGTGATAACATCTTTGTTAATGGCAACCAAGGAGTAGTTAAAATTGGCGATCTCGGACTCGCCGCAATCCTCCGAAAATCCAATGTTGCTAATTGTGTTG GAACACCAGAATTCATGGCACCAGAAGTTTATGAAGAGGAATATAATGAACTGATTGATATTTATTCTTTTGGGATGTGTATATTGGAAATGATAACTTTTGAATATCCTTACAGTGAATGCACACATCCTGCACAAATCTACAAGAAAGTTATCTCT GGGAAAAAACCAGCTGCGTTATACAAAGTGAAGAACCCTGAAGTGAGGAGATTCATTGAGAAATGTTTGGTGGCTGCTTCGCGGAGACTCTCGGCAAGAGAGCTGCTTAATGACCCATTTCTCCGAATTGATGATTATGGTGCTGATTTGAAGTTATTAGAGTATGAGAGGGAAACTGATGATATTAGTCCTCCATTTTTATATCAACCGAACTTTGAATTCCGTAGTAATACTAGTTCACTGAATGGATATtctaatgattttgattttggactGCCTCTTGAACATCAAAATTCATGGGAATACAATCCTATTGAGAATGAACGGAGTGGTATCGAACTGTTCAATTACCATGAAGATGAGAAACAACAGAAGGTTGACATTACAatcaaaggaaagaaaagagaagatggTGGGATCTTCTTAAGGCTTAGAATTACAGATAAAGAAG GCCGGGTTCGAAATATCTACTTCCCTTTCGACATTGAAACTGATACAGCTTTGGGTGTTGCAACCGAAATGGTTGCAGAACTAGATATAACGGACCACGACGAGACTACAATAGCATATATGATAGACAAAGAACTTGCTTCCTTGGTACCCGACTGGAAACTAGCGGAGAATCGATACTTCGGAAATGCAAATTTCTGTGAAAATTGTGCCTCAAATCGATCTTCTATCGGTTCTCTAATGGAATATCTTACCtcaaacgaccaaggttccaagAACTTGAAATTTTTGCAATGTTCAACAAATGGGTGTGCAGCTATGCGCGGTAGATTTGGAGAAATCACGAGCCAAGTAGAAGGGTCAGAGCCCGCTATCACAGCAGGAGCAATACTTTCACAAGAATTCGGGGAGCACCATGGACATGATAACACAACAAAGTATGAAAATGTCAGTGATAAAGATAGTGTGAGTTTTGCCGATTATAGTGAACCCAATACAAGAAGTTCTTCCCCTGCAGATCCATCACCAAGTTGTGAATACTTGGATAATAATGAAAACGAGATCAGACAAGAATTCAGATGGCTAAAAGCCATGTATCAAATGGAATTAAGAGATCTTAAATATCAACAGATTGTAAGAAAGTCGGAAGCTCTCAGTCTTGGATCACCCGGTTTTGATAATAGCAGGGAAGTCAAGGTGATGAGAAATCATTTTAGAGGTTCTTCATATTCGTCTGAAGTACATAGAGAGAAGAATAAACTTCTCTGTAATTACTCGCTTCGTAGGTCCACTTCTCTTCTAGTTGATGCTATTGATGTTTAA
- the LOC113332876 gene encoding uncharacterized protein LOC113332876: MDAPSFGWIKCNTDGAFDDISGATGAGYVMRDFSRKETFCASLVFEVHSAEEPEARAIWAVLKKALEQQLTHIIIESDAKSLVDQFSAGNFDGDSRTDVIFKDIHLCSLKLTACIFSFQPRYCNSVAHELALWAKTNNSTMYWSTPPIWLLPTVEEDHFPFLKAFAYN; the protein is encoded by the coding sequence ATGGATGCTCCCTCTTTTGGCTGGATTAAATGCAATACTGATGGTGCCTTTGATGATATTTCTGGAGCAACTGGTGCAGGGTATGTGATGCGAGACTTCTCAAGAAAAGAAACCTTTTGTGCATCCTTAGTCTTTGAAGTACATTCTGCTGAAGAACCTGAAGCAAGAGCCATCTGGGCAGTACTGAAGAAAGCATTGGAGCAACAATTAACTCATATCATCATAGAAAGTGATGCAAAATCTCTTGTCGACCAATTTTCAGCTGGGAATTTTGATGGGGATTCGCGTACGGATGTTATCTTTAAAGACATTCACTTATGTTCTTTAAAGTTAACTGCTTGTATTTTTAGTTTCCAACCTCGTTATTGTAACTCTGTAGCTCATGAGCTCGCCCTATGGGCAAAGACAAACAATTCTACCATGTACTGGTCTACCCCTCCTATTTGGCTTCTACCAACAGTTGAGGAGGACCATTTTCCTTTTTTGAAGGCCTTTgcttataattaa